One segment of Streptomyces sp. NA02950 DNA contains the following:
- a CDS encoding sugar ABC transporter substrate-binding protein: MTAALVAAALGAGLAGCSSTGGKRAEERAAQAAQGRAAVTTPKWTFAMVTHSGDGDTFWDIVQSGAKQAAVKDNIKFLYAHNEEGKEQAQLVQSYIDQKVDGLIVTLAKPDAMKSVVKRAQKAGIPVITVNSGSGESKKFGALTHVGQDETIAGEAVGEELNKRGRKKALCVLHEQGNVGHEQRCDGAAETFEGKLEKIYVEGTNMPDVESSIEAKLQSDKDIDSVVTLGAPFADTAAKAADGAGSEAEIDTFDLNAKVAAALQDGTLGFAVDQQPYLQGYEAVDLLWLHRYNADVLGGGKPVLTGPQIVTKGDAAELAAYTKRGTR, from the coding sequence GTGACCGCCGCCCTGGTGGCGGCGGCACTGGGCGCGGGCCTGGCCGGGTGCAGCAGTACCGGCGGCAAGCGCGCCGAGGAGCGGGCCGCCCAGGCGGCCCAGGGCCGGGCGGCGGTCACCACCCCGAAGTGGACCTTCGCCATGGTCACCCACTCCGGTGACGGCGACACCTTCTGGGACATCGTGCAGAGCGGCGCCAAGCAGGCCGCCGTCAAGGACAACATCAAGTTCCTCTACGCCCACAACGAGGAGGGCAAGGAGCAGGCCCAGCTGGTCCAGTCCTACATCGACCAGAAGGTCGACGGGCTGATCGTCACCCTCGCCAAGCCCGATGCCATGAAGTCGGTGGTCAAGCGGGCCCAGAAGGCCGGAATACCGGTGATCACCGTCAACTCCGGCTCCGGTGAGTCCAAGAAGTTCGGTGCCCTCACCCACGTCGGCCAGGACGAGACCATCGCGGGCGAGGCCGTCGGCGAGGAGCTCAACAAGCGCGGCCGCAAGAAGGCCCTGTGCGTCCTGCACGAACAGGGCAACGTCGGCCATGAGCAGCGCTGCGACGGCGCGGCCGAGACGTTCGAGGGCAAGCTGGAGAAGATCTACGTCGAGGGCACCAACATGCCCGATGTGGAGTCCTCCATCGAGGCCAAGCTCCAGTCCGACAAGGACATCGACAGCGTGGTCACCCTCGGCGCGCCCTTCGCGGACACCGCCGCCAAGGCCGCCGACGGCGCCGGCAGCGAGGCGGAGATCGACACCTTCGACCTCAACGCGAAGGTCGCCGCCGCGCTCCAGGACGGCACGCTCGGCTTCGCCGTCGACCAGCAGCCGTATCTCCAGGGTTACGAGGCGGTGGACCTGCTCTGGCTCCACCGTTACAACGCCGATGTCCTCGGTGGCGGCAAGCCGGTCCTCACCGGCCCGCAGATCGTCACCAAGGGCGACGCCGCCGAGCTCGCGGCGTACACCAAGCGGGGGACCCGATGA
- a CDS encoding GntR family transcriptional regulator, translating into MQGEDSSGAADALQFSVDRSSPVPLYFQLSQQLEAAIEQGRLAPGSLLGNEIDLAGRLGLSRPTVRQAIQSLVDKGLLVRRRGVGTQVVHSQVKRPLELSSLYDDLEAAGQRPATRVLRNTTEPATAEVAAALGIAEGTDVVLIERLRLAHGEPMAHLCNRLPAGLLTLDSAELENTGLYRLMRAAGITLHSARQAVGARAASAEEGEQLGEPEGAPLLTMERTTFDDTGRAVEFGSHTYRASRYAFEFQLLVRP; encoded by the coding sequence ATGCAGGGAGAAGACTCTTCTGGCGCGGCGGACGCGCTCCAGTTCAGCGTCGACCGCAGCAGTCCGGTCCCGCTGTACTTCCAGCTGTCCCAGCAACTGGAGGCGGCGATCGAACAGGGGAGGCTGGCGCCCGGGAGCCTGCTCGGCAATGAGATCGATCTCGCCGGGCGGCTCGGGCTGTCCCGCCCCACCGTCCGCCAGGCCATACAGTCGCTGGTCGACAAGGGGCTGCTGGTGCGGCGCCGGGGTGTGGGCACCCAGGTGGTGCACAGCCAGGTCAAGCGCCCGCTGGAGCTGAGCAGCCTCTACGACGATCTGGAGGCCGCGGGCCAGCGCCCCGCCACCCGGGTGCTGCGGAACACCACCGAACCCGCCACGGCCGAGGTCGCCGCCGCCCTCGGGATCGCGGAGGGCACCGACGTGGTGCTGATCGAGCGGCTGCGGCTGGCCCACGGCGAGCCCATGGCCCATCTGTGCAACCGCCTCCCCGCGGGCCTGCTCACCCTGGACAGCGCGGAGCTGGAGAACACCGGTCTGTACCGGCTGATGCGCGCGGCCGGGATCACCCTGCACAGCGCCCGTCAGGCGGTCGGCGCCCGCGCCGCCTCCGCCGAGGAGGGCGAGCAGCTCGGTGAGCCGGAGGGCGCGCCGCTGCTGACGATGGAGCGTACGACCTTCGACGACACCGGCCGGGCCGTGGAGTTCGGCTCGCACACCTACCGGGCCTCGCGCTACGCCTTCGAGTTCCAGCTGCTCGTCCGCCCCTGA
- a CDS encoding cytochrome P450, producing the protein MYADMRREHGPVAPVLLEGGIPAWLVLGYPELRQLTSEPSLFTRDSSGWNAWDDIPDDWPLLPMIGRGDTAVVYTEGEVHRRRSLTINNALEAVDPYELRDQAEKFADLLVDAFCERGEGDLIAEYAVLLPALVIARVFGFPDTMGPGLLRSLNDVVDGSRKARKGQKALRAGMRELLAVKREVPGPDVASRMIVSSDTSRDEEIIQDLMVMFGAGHQSTADWIGNTLRLMLTDERFALSLSGGRHSVARAMNEVLWEDTPTQNIAGRWATRDTVLGGRRIRRGDLLLLGFAAANADPEVRPDRRASTEGNSAFLSFGHGPHRCPYPAQEIAEVIARTGIEVLLDRLPDLRLAVSPKALVWRPSPWMRGLSALPVEFTPAPGGVR; encoded by the coding sequence ATGTACGCCGATATGCGGCGCGAACACGGGCCGGTGGCCCCGGTGCTGCTCGAGGGCGGCATCCCCGCCTGGCTGGTGCTGGGCTATCCCGAGCTGCGCCAACTGACCAGCGAACCGTCGCTGTTCACCCGCGATTCCAGCGGCTGGAACGCATGGGACGACATACCCGACGACTGGCCCCTGCTGCCCATGATCGGCCGCGGTGACACGGCCGTGGTCTACACCGAGGGCGAGGTCCACCGGAGGCGTTCGCTGACCATCAACAACGCGCTGGAGGCCGTCGACCCCTACGAACTGCGGGACCAGGCCGAGAAGTTCGCCGACCTGCTGGTGGACGCGTTCTGCGAGCGCGGTGAGGGCGATCTGATCGCGGAGTACGCGGTGCTGCTCCCGGCGCTGGTCATCGCCCGTGTCTTCGGCTTCCCCGACACCATGGGGCCGGGGCTGCTGCGCTCGCTCAACGACGTGGTGGACGGCAGCCGGAAGGCCCGTAAGGGGCAGAAGGCGCTGCGTGCCGGAATGCGGGAGCTGCTGGCCGTCAAGCGCGAGGTCCCCGGGCCGGATGTGGCCTCCCGGATGATCGTCTCCTCGGACACCTCCCGTGACGAGGAGATCATCCAGGACCTGATGGTGATGTTCGGGGCGGGCCACCAGTCGACGGCCGACTGGATCGGGAACACCCTGCGGCTGATGCTCACCGACGAGCGGTTCGCCCTCTCGCTCTCCGGCGGCCGCCACAGCGTGGCCCGGGCGATGAACGAGGTGCTGTGGGAGGACACCCCTACCCAGAACATCGCGGGCCGCTGGGCCACCCGGGACACCGTGCTGGGCGGCCGGCGGATCCGCCGCGGGGATCTGCTGCTGCTCGGCTTCGCCGCCGCCAACGCCGATCCGGAGGTACGCCCGGACCGGCGGGCCTCCACCGAGGGCAACAGCGCCTTCCTCTCCTTCGGCCACGGGCCGCACCGCTGCCCCTACCCGGCCCAGGAGATCGCCGAGGTCATCGCCCGTACCGGGATCGAAGTGCTGCTGGACCGGCTGCCCGATCTGCGGCTCGCGGTGTCGCCGAAGGCGCTCGTCTGGCGGCCGTCCCCCTGGATGCGTGGACTGTCCGCCCTGCCGGTCGAGTTCACCCCGGCCCCCGGCGGTGTGCGCTGA
- a CDS encoding transporter substrate-binding domain-containing protein, which yields MRRTVTLSALAALLAATAAGSALAAGSAAPAAADRPHPRGTPLDKVPERGVLRVCTTGDYRPFTHRDPKTGEYSGIDIKMAADLAKSLDATPRYIATTWADLVGDLAAGRCDVGMGGVSVTLARARTVSFSEPYLTDGKTPIVRCPDERKYTTLEEIDRPGVRVVVNPGGTNEQFARAHVKKATLTVHPDNTTIFDEIIEGRADVMMTDASETRYQSKVHPELCAVHPDKPFSFSEKAYALPRGDAQFKEYVDQWVHLATHDGTYRKYEDEVMK from the coding sequence GTGAGACGTACCGTCACCCTGTCCGCCCTCGCCGCCCTGCTCGCCGCCACCGCCGCGGGCTCCGCCCTGGCCGCCGGGTCCGCGGCACCAGCCGCCGCCGACCGTCCGCACCCCCGCGGCACGCCGCTCGACAAGGTGCCCGAGCGCGGCGTGCTGCGGGTGTGCACCACGGGCGACTACCGGCCCTTCACCCATCGCGACCCCAAGACCGGCGAGTACTCCGGCATCGACATCAAGATGGCCGCCGACCTGGCCAAGAGCCTTGACGCCACGCCCCGGTACATCGCCACCACCTGGGCCGACCTGGTCGGCGATCTGGCCGCCGGGCGGTGCGACGTCGGGATGGGCGGGGTGTCGGTGACCCTGGCCCGCGCCCGCACGGTGTCCTTCAGCGAGCCGTACCTCACCGACGGCAAGACGCCCATCGTGCGCTGCCCGGACGAGCGGAAATACACAACGCTGGAGGAGATCGACCGCCCCGGGGTGCGGGTGGTGGTCAACCCCGGCGGCACCAACGAGCAGTTCGCCCGGGCCCATGTCAAGAAGGCCACCCTCACCGTCCACCCGGACAACACCACGATCTTCGACGAGATCATCGAGGGCCGGGCCGATGTGATGATGACGGACGCCAGCGAGACCCGCTACCAGTCGAAGGTCCACCCCGAACTGTGCGCCGTCCACCCGGACAAGCCGTTCTCCTTCTCCGAGAAGGCGTATGCCCTCCCGCGCGGGGACGCGCAGTTCAAGGAGTACGTCGACCAGTGGGTCCATCTGGCCACCCACGACGGCACCTATCGGAAGTACGAGGATGAAGTGATGAAGTGA
- a CDS encoding bifunctional 4-hydroxy-2-oxoglutarate aldolase/2-dehydro-3-deoxy-phosphogluconate aldolase — MYRWETTRAALAQRVLAIVRSDSYDHATAAADSLLSAGIAGLEISLTTPFALEAVTTLIREVGNDAVIGAGTVLDATSARMAADAGARFLVSPSLDAEVIRTGHRYGLPVFPGVATPTEAVRALELGADALKLFPASAYGPSWVRDVRAALPQAAVIPTGGVGVAEAPEWIAAGAVAGGMGASLAEGDRDTVAKRVAELLARLAEVGPPLDPAPELY; from the coding sequence GTGTACCGCTGGGAGACCACCCGGGCCGCGCTCGCGCAGCGCGTCCTGGCGATCGTACGGAGCGACAGCTACGACCATGCCACGGCCGCCGCGGACAGCCTGCTCTCCGCCGGTATAGCCGGTCTGGAGATCTCATTGACCACCCCCTTCGCGCTGGAGGCGGTCACCACGCTCATCCGGGAGGTCGGCAATGACGCGGTGATCGGCGCGGGCACGGTGCTCGACGCCACCTCGGCGCGGATGGCCGCCGACGCGGGCGCCCGCTTCCTGGTCTCCCCGAGCCTGGACGCCGAGGTCATCCGCACCGGCCACCGGTACGGGCTGCCCGTCTTCCCCGGTGTGGCCACCCCCACCGAGGCGGTGCGCGCCCTGGAGCTGGGCGCGGATGCCCTCAAGCTGTTCCCCGCCTCGGCCTACGGCCCGAGCTGGGTCAGGGACGTCCGGGCCGCGCTGCCCCAGGCCGCCGTGATCCCCACGGGCGGGGTGGGGGTGGCCGAAGCCCCGGAGTGGATCGCCGCGGGCGCGGTGGCCGGTGGAATGGGGGCATCGCTGGCCGAGGGCGACCGGGACACCGTGGCCAAGCGCGTCGCCGAACTGCTGGCCCGGCTCGCCGAGGTGGGCCCGCCGCTCGACCCCGCGCCCGAGCTGTACTGA
- a CDS encoding sugar kinase: protein MTNGPDVVTCGEAMLLLLAEPGVPLERAVHFRRSVAGAESNVAVGLARLGHGVRWLGRVGADPAGEAVLRELRADCVDVGHAIVDDHAPTGLLMRDSHPHRAIDVQYYRMGSAASRLTPEQIRPESVEGARLLHLSGITPMLSPTAAAAGRRLVELARAAGAQVSFDPNVRHKLGAAAQWTQAAGPLMREADIVLAGEDELELLTAQPAEEAAAELLRGAAREVVIKHPDHSATVRTADGSWHQTPHTVPVVDPIGAGDAFAAGYLSARLRGLREHRALAEAACVAALAVQAATDTDGLPTAAARDRALARAAGGGDGVHR, encoded by the coding sequence GTGACGAACGGCCCGGACGTGGTCACATGCGGCGAGGCGATGTTGCTTCTGCTCGCCGAGCCCGGAGTTCCGCTGGAGCGGGCCGTGCACTTCCGTCGCTCGGTGGCGGGGGCGGAGTCCAATGTGGCCGTGGGTCTGGCCCGGCTGGGCCACGGAGTGCGCTGGCTCGGCCGCGTCGGCGCCGATCCGGCGGGTGAGGCGGTGCTGCGCGAACTGCGCGCGGACTGTGTGGACGTCGGCCACGCCATCGTGGACGACCACGCCCCCACCGGGCTGCTGATGCGGGACAGCCATCCGCACCGCGCGATCGACGTGCAGTACTACCGCATGGGGTCGGCCGCCTCCCGGCTCACCCCCGAGCAGATACGCCCCGAATCCGTCGAGGGCGCCCGGCTGCTGCACCTCTCCGGGATCACCCCCATGCTCTCGCCGACCGCCGCGGCCGCCGGCCGGCGGCTGGTGGAGCTGGCCCGGGCGGCCGGGGCCCAGGTGTCCTTCGATCCGAACGTCCGGCACAAGCTGGGCGCTGCCGCCCAATGGACCCAGGCGGCGGGCCCGTTGATGCGCGAGGCGGACATCGTCCTCGCGGGGGAGGACGAGTTGGAGCTGCTGACCGCCCAGCCCGCCGAGGAGGCCGCGGCGGAGCTGCTGCGCGGCGCCGCCCGGGAAGTCGTGATCAAGCATCCCGACCACTCCGCCACCGTACGGACCGCGGACGGCAGCTGGCACCAGACGCCCCACACGGTGCCGGTCGTCGATCCGATAGGCGCCGGTGACGCCTTCGCGGCGGGCTATCTCTCGGCCCGGCTGCGGGGTTTGCGCGAGCACCGCGCGCTGGCCGAGGCCGCCTGTGTGGCCGCGCTCGCCGTCCAGGCCGCCACCGACACCGACGGGCTGCCCACCGCCGCCGCGCGGGACCGTGCGCTCGCCCGGGCCGCCGGCGGCGGGGACGGGGTCCACCGCTGA
- a CDS encoding ribonuclease domain-containing protein: MKIPPRMARIGALGALASTLLIGGTAVTATAAPTVHSVVSVQATADVGEICYSELPGEAHDTLDLIEKGGPYPYPQDGTVFDNREGILPDQSSGYYHEFTVRTPGSPDRGARRIVTGEKENEDYYTADHYESFDLVDRGC, translated from the coding sequence ATGAAAATCCCCCCACGGATGGCCCGTATCGGCGCCCTGGGCGCCCTCGCCTCGACGCTGCTGATCGGCGGGACGGCGGTCACGGCCACCGCCGCCCCCACGGTCCACAGCGTCGTCTCGGTCCAGGCCACCGCCGATGTCGGCGAGATCTGCTACTCGGAACTGCCCGGCGAGGCCCATGACACCCTCGACCTGATCGAGAAGGGCGGCCCCTACCCGTACCCGCAGGACGGCACCGTCTTCGACAACCGCGAGGGCATCCTCCCGGACCAGTCCTCCGGCTACTACCACGAGTTCACGGTCAGGACCCCCGGCTCACCGGACCGCGGCGCCCGCCGCATCGTCACCGGTGAGAAGGAGAACGAGGACTACTACACGGCCGACCACTACGAGTCCTTCGACCTGGTGGACCGCGGCTGCTGA
- a CDS encoding helix-turn-helix domain-containing protein has translation MTPFPDGPGDRPLDGPGDGPPAELPTVAPRLRDLRRLSGLTLETAARRVGLSPAHLSRLETGRRQPSLPMLLALARTYGTTVSDLLGEAPPERDPIVRADRMEPQEAGGWTYWRAGGPGRAVQALRVHVPRRSGAQDALVRVHPGEEWLYVTRGRLRLTLGEAVHVLAEGDAAHFDSLTPHRIAAASPGGTDLLFVHTLLRSGTADLCLGDAARRGRPGTP, from the coding sequence ATGACTCCGTTCCCCGACGGGCCCGGTGACCGGCCCCTCGACGGGCCCGGCGACGGACCGCCGGCCGAACTGCCCACCGTCGCCCCGCGCCTGCGTGACCTGCGGCGGCTCAGCGGTCTGACACTGGAGACCGCCGCCCGGCGGGTCGGCCTCTCCCCCGCCCATCTGTCCCGGCTGGAGACGGGCCGGCGCCAGCCGTCGCTGCCCATGCTGCTGGCATTGGCCCGTACCTATGGCACCACGGTATCCGACCTGCTCGGCGAGGCGCCGCCGGAGCGGGACCCGATCGTGCGGGCCGACCGGATGGAGCCCCAGGAGGCGGGCGGCTGGACGTACTGGCGGGCCGGCGGGCCGGGCCGGGCCGTGCAGGCGCTGCGGGTGCACGTCCCACGGCGGTCCGGCGCCCAGGACGCCCTGGTGCGGGTCCACCCCGGCGAGGAATGGCTGTACGTCACCCGGGGACGGCTGCGGCTGACGCTCGGCGAGGCGGTCCACGTACTCGCCGAGGGCGACGCCGCCCACTTCGACTCCCTCACCCCGCACCGCATCGCCGCCGCCTCGCCCGGCGGCACGGATCTGCTCTTCGTCCACACACTGCTGCGGAGCGGCACGGCCGATCTGTGCCTCGGTGACGCCGCCCGCCGAGGAAGGCCCGGTACGCCATGA
- a CDS encoding DUF6126 family protein, with amino-acid sequence MNGTTAQNTPTTAQNTPGTTGARPAEGANEEDRAPKTLTVRVFVYLVGVHFIAAFLFLLFHLAGAK; translated from the coding sequence ATGAACGGGACGACCGCCCAGAACACGCCGACGACCGCCCAGAACACGCCCGGGACCACGGGCGCACGCCCGGCCGAGGGGGCCAACGAGGAGGACCGGGCGCCGAAGACGCTCACCGTCCGGGTCTTCGTCTACCTCGTGGGCGTCCACTTCATCGCCGCCTTCCTCTTCCTGCTCTTCCATCTGGCGGGCGCCAAGTAG
- a CDS encoding RNA polymerase sigma factor, with protein sequence MSEEFDVREDFRTWLYDNTGPLRLTARRHARDHQAADDTVQTVLESFWKKWGDAEFREKVKNTPGYAQRCVINAWRSTERSEAAERERLKKYSSGEPVPETQDLYSDIEWKLSLPPMLEQLEPTWRSVIELRYRQGKSFAEIAAILGISESTARRYDKGALNALAQAERAWGEKGGRDGRL encoded by the coding sequence ATGAGCGAGGAGTTCGACGTACGGGAGGACTTCCGGACCTGGCTGTACGACAACACCGGTCCACTCCGTCTGACCGCACGCAGGCACGCTCGCGATCACCAGGCCGCGGACGACACCGTACAGACCGTATTGGAGAGCTTCTGGAAGAAGTGGGGCGACGCGGAATTCCGCGAGAAGGTCAAGAACACACCTGGATACGCACAGCGTTGCGTGATCAATGCCTGGCGCTCCACGGAGCGAAGCGAGGCCGCAGAACGTGAGCGTCTCAAGAAATACAGCTCCGGTGAGCCGGTACCGGAAACCCAGGACCTGTACTCCGACATCGAGTGGAAGCTGAGCTTACCGCCGATGCTGGAACAGCTCGAACCCACCTGGCGTTCCGTGATTGAACTCCGGTACCGACAGGGGAAGTCGTTCGCCGAGATAGCCGCCATCCTGGGCATTTCGGAATCGACCGCCCGCCGATACGACAAGGGGGCGCTCAATGCCCTCGCACAAGCCGAACGGGCATGGGGAGAGAAAGGAGGGCGGGATGGACGTCTTTGA
- the alc gene encoding allantoicase, whose protein sequence is MTAPPPRFTGDAEPYGGGDPYADFRSADLPFTHLTDLADRRLGGSVIAANDEFFAERENLLKPHAPHFDPGSYGHKGKVMDGWETRRRRGASAGTPHPADTDHDWALIRLGVPGVVHGIVVDTAHFRGNHPQAVGVEAARVPGAPSPEELLADDVTWTELVPRTPVGGHAANGFEVSVRRRFTHLRLAQYPDGGIARLRVHGEAAPDPEWLTALGVFDLAALENGGVAEDASDRFFSPPANSIQPGRSQRMDEGWETRRRRDTGHDWVRYRLTGHSRIRAVEIDTGCYKGNAAGWAALYGLDATTGADPADHTAPGWTELLPRTRLQPDTIHRLPLADAPPVTHVRIDIHPDGGVARLRLHGELTEQGAKRLAERHTELGG, encoded by the coding sequence ATGACCGCGCCTCCACCCCGCTTCACCGGTGACGCCGAACCGTACGGCGGCGGCGACCCCTACGCCGACTTCCGCTCCGCCGACCTTCCCTTCACCCATCTCACCGACCTGGCCGACCGGCGGCTGGGCGGCAGTGTCATCGCGGCCAACGACGAGTTCTTCGCCGAACGCGAGAACCTGCTCAAGCCCCACGCCCCGCACTTCGACCCCGGGTCCTACGGCCACAAGGGCAAGGTCATGGACGGCTGGGAGACCCGGCGGCGGCGCGGCGCCTCGGCCGGCACCCCGCACCCCGCCGACACGGACCACGACTGGGCGCTGATCCGCCTCGGGGTGCCCGGGGTCGTCCACGGCATCGTCGTCGACACCGCCCACTTCCGCGGCAACCACCCGCAAGCGGTGGGCGTGGAGGCGGCCCGTGTCCCCGGCGCGCCGTCCCCGGAGGAACTGCTCGCCGACGATGTGACGTGGACCGAACTCGTCCCACGCACCCCGGTGGGCGGCCACGCGGCGAACGGCTTCGAGGTGTCCGTACGGCGCCGCTTCACCCACCTCCGCCTCGCGCAGTACCCCGACGGCGGGATCGCCCGGCTCCGGGTCCACGGCGAGGCCGCCCCGGACCCCGAGTGGCTCACCGCGCTCGGCGTCTTCGACCTGGCCGCCCTGGAGAACGGCGGGGTGGCCGAGGACGCCTCCGACCGCTTCTTCTCCCCGCCCGCCAACTCCATCCAGCCGGGCCGCTCCCAGCGGATGGACGAGGGCTGGGAGACCCGCCGGCGCCGCGACACCGGCCACGACTGGGTCCGCTACCGGCTCACCGGCCACTCCCGGATCCGTGCCGTGGAGATCGACACCGGCTGCTACAAGGGCAACGCGGCGGGCTGGGCCGCGCTGTACGGCCTCGACGCGACAACCGGCGCCGATCCCGCCGACCACACGGCCCCCGGCTGGACCGAACTCCTGCCCCGCACCCGCCTCCAGCCCGACACCATCCACCGGCTGCCCCTGGCCGACGCCCCGCCGGTGACCCATGTGCGGATCGACATCCATCCCGACGGCGGGGTCGCCCGGCTGCGGCTCCACGGCGAACTGACCGAGCAGGGCGCCAAGCGGCTCGCCGAACGCCATACGGAGCTGGGCGGCTGA
- the allB gene encoding allantoinase AllB, producing MSDPEAELVLRSTRVVTPEGPRAASVAVSVAAGTIAAVLPYDAPAPPGARVEDLGDDVLLPGLVDTHVHVNDPGRTEWEGFGTATRAAAAGGVTTLVDMPLNSIPPTTTARALEIKRAVARRSAHVDIGFWGGAVPGNAPDLKPLHDAGVLGFKCFLLPSGVDEFPHLTPAGLETALREIAGFGGLLIVHAEDPQLIDGAPAPSGPAYADFLASRPRDAENRAVERLVALARELNARVHILHLSSAEALPLIAAARREGVRVTVETCPHFLTLTAEEVPDGATEFKCCPPIREAANQDALWRGLADGTIDCVVSDHSPCTADLKVDDFGRAWGGISSLQLGLPAVWTEARRRGHTLHDIARWMSAGPAALVGLDRRKGAVAAGHDADFAVLAPDETFTVDPTALHHRNQVTAYAGRTLHGVVRSTWLRGRKIADHGTPTEPTGRLLERQPRA from the coding sequence GTGTCCGATCCGGAAGCCGAGCTGGTGCTGCGCTCGACGCGCGTGGTCACCCCGGAGGGACCGCGCGCGGCGTCCGTCGCCGTGTCCGTGGCCGCGGGGACGATCGCCGCCGTCCTGCCGTACGACGCCCCGGCCCCGCCCGGGGCCCGGGTCGAGGACCTCGGGGACGACGTCCTGCTGCCCGGCCTCGTCGACACCCACGTCCATGTCAACGACCCCGGGCGCACCGAGTGGGAGGGGTTCGGGACCGCCACCCGCGCGGCCGCCGCGGGCGGGGTCACCACCCTGGTCGACATGCCGCTCAACAGCATCCCCCCGACCACCACCGCCCGGGCCCTGGAGATCAAACGGGCCGTCGCCCGCCGGTCGGCCCATGTGGACATCGGCTTCTGGGGCGGGGCGGTGCCGGGGAACGCACCGGACCTCAAACCGCTGCACGACGCGGGCGTCCTCGGCTTCAAGTGCTTTCTGCTCCCCTCCGGCGTGGACGAGTTCCCCCATCTCACCCCGGCCGGCCTGGAGACCGCCCTCCGCGAGATCGCGGGCTTCGGCGGACTGCTCATCGTGCACGCCGAGGACCCGCAGCTCATCGACGGCGCCCCGGCGCCGAGCGGCCCGGCGTACGCCGACTTCCTCGCCTCCCGCCCCCGCGACGCCGAGAACCGGGCGGTCGAACGGCTGGTGGCGCTGGCGCGCGAGCTGAACGCCCGCGTCCACATCCTCCATCTCTCCTCCGCCGAGGCCCTGCCGCTGATCGCCGCCGCCCGGCGCGAGGGCGTCCGCGTCACCGTGGAGACCTGTCCGCACTTCCTGACCCTCACCGCCGAGGAAGTCCCGGACGGCGCCACCGAGTTCAAATGCTGTCCGCCCATCCGCGAGGCCGCCAACCAGGACGCGCTGTGGCGGGGGCTGGCCGACGGCACCATCGACTGCGTCGTCTCCGACCACTCGCCGTGCACCGCCGACCTCAAGGTCGACGACTTCGGCCGGGCCTGGGGCGGAATCTCCTCGCTCCAGCTCGGACTGCCCGCGGTCTGGACCGAGGCCCGGCGCCGCGGCCACACCCTCCACGACATCGCGCGCTGGATGTCCGCCGGGCCCGCCGCCCTCGTCGGCCTCGACCGACGCAAGGGCGCCGTCGCGGCGGGCCACGACGCCGACTTCGCGGTGCTCGCACCCGACGAGACCTTCACCGTCGACCCCACCGCGCTCCACCACCGCAACCAGGTCACCGCCTACGCGGGCAGAACCCTCCACGGCGTCGTACGGTCCACCTGGCTGCGCGGACGGAAGATCGCCGACCACGGCACTCCGACCGAACCGACCGGCCGACTCCTGGAAAGGCAGCCCCGCGCATGA
- a CDS encoding IclR family transcriptional regulator, whose translation MPSAEPKTAAASSGGVQSLERAFDLLERMADAGGEVGLSELSTSSGLPLPTIHRLMRTLVACGYVRQQPNRRYALGPRLIRLGESSARLLGTWARPYLARLVEETGETANMALLDGDEVVYVAQVPSRHSMRMFTEVGRRVLPHTTGVGKALLATAAPDEVRALLARTGMPPVTPRTITTPDEFLEALRRVRETGYAVDDNEQEMGVRCLAVPVPDSPTAAAISISGPAGRVTEEATDDIVPILKEVAAELSGALASTGSA comes from the coding sequence GTGCCGTCCGCCGAGCCCAAGACCGCCGCCGCCAGCTCCGGCGGCGTCCAGTCCCTCGAGCGCGCCTTCGATCTGCTGGAGCGGATGGCGGACGCCGGGGGCGAGGTGGGCCTGAGCGAACTCTCCACCAGCAGCGGGCTGCCGCTGCCCACCATCCACCGGCTGATGCGCACCCTGGTGGCCTGCGGCTATGTGCGCCAGCAGCCCAACCGCCGCTATGCCCTCGGCCCCCGGCTGATCCGGCTCGGGGAGAGCTCCGCGCGGCTGCTGGGCACCTGGGCACGGCCGTATCTGGCGCGGCTGGTGGAGGAGACCGGCGAAACCGCCAACATGGCCCTCCTCGACGGCGACGAGGTGGTGTACGTCGCGCAGGTGCCGTCCCGCCATTCGATGCGGATGTTCACCGAGGTCGGCCGGCGGGTGCTGCCGCACACCACGGGTGTCGGCAAGGCGCTGCTGGCCACCGCTGCCCCGGACGAGGTGCGCGCCCTGCTGGCCCGTACCGGGATGCCGCCGGTGACCCCCCGGACGATCACCACGCCGGACGAGTTCCTGGAGGCGCTGCGCCGGGTGCGCGAGACGGGCTACGCGGTGGACGACAACGAGCAGGAGATGGGCGTGCGCTGTCTCGCGGTACCGGTGCCCGACTCGCCGACCGCGGCGGCCATCTCGATCTCGGGCCCGGCGGGCCGGGTGACCGAGGAGGCCACGGACGACATCGTGCCGATCCTCAAGGAGGTCGCGGCCGAGCTGTCGGGCGCCCTGGCGAGCACCGGGTCCGCCTAG